A genomic segment from Nematostella vectensis chromosome 6, jaNemVect1.1, whole genome shotgun sequence encodes:
- the LOC5519823 gene encoding neuronal acetylcholine receptor subunit alpha-10 isoform X2: MPINITFGISLNEIYELTDRTQLLITKVEIRESWVDTSLAWNKSDFEGLAKIVLRPESIWRPDIVLYNNAGEDFGDGQTRTNAVVTSDGLVSMTIPSILKTSCKIDATRYPFDKQSCPMIFGSWTYDGNLLSIKMESHSADLSEYSENVEWELVSAEAKFHSKLFVCCPDTPFEEVTYTIVVKRRSLYYIMYLIIPAVAIALLTLLVFLLPPECSERMTVGMAILVGLSFFFLLVAESMPVTTEAVPVIGRYYTITMIQVSCAFFMSCWVLRFHYSKEDVPPWVKVYLLGYAARILRFKFAESNIVKDAKELKQDEVTRSAKGHILCSEQGNNLQKPNHSDPCQTQTKKAQEDPNRLLWRNIRQQEVVEARQDEWRRAALVLNSIFMYLYFIGTVLSVICILLIPAVGQD; this comes from the exons ATTTACGAGCTG ACCGACAGGACGCAGCTGCTCATAACTAAAGTGGAGATTCGAGAG TCGTGGGTCGACACAAGCCTGGCGTGGAATAAAAGTGACTTCGAAGGTCTAGCAAAGATCGTGCTCCGACCTGAATCCATCTGGAGACCGGACATTGTCCTCTACAACAA TGCTGGCGAGGATTTCGGAGACGGTCAAACACGGACTAATGCTGTTGTTACGTCTGATGGCCTCGTGTCCATGACCATACCATCTATACTAAAGACCAGCTGTAAGATAGACGCCACGAGGTACCCTTTCGACAAGCAGAGCTGCCCCATGATCTTCGGCTCCTGGACCTACGACGGCAACCTACTTTCAATTAAAATGGAG TCGCATTCAGCAGACCTGAGCGAGTATTCTGAAAACGTTGAGTGGGAGCTGGTTAGCGCAGAGGCGAAATTCCACTCCAAGTTGTTCGTATGTTGCCCAGACACCCCATTCGAGGAAGTCACATACACCATCGTGGTCAAGCGGCGATCGCTATACTACATCATGTACCTCATTATCCCAGCCGTCGCCATCGCCTTGCTCACCTTGCTTGTGTTCCTACTGCCTCCGGAATGTAGCGAAAGGATGACAGTTG GTATGGCTATACTGGTGGGCCTGAGCTTCTTCTTCCTTCTCGTGGCGGAGAGTATGCCGGTCACAACGGAAGCAGTGCCCGTCATCGGCAGATACTACACGATCACCATGATTCAAGTGTCATGCGCCTTCTTCATGTCATGCTGGGTCCTCAGATTCCACTACAGTAAGGAGGACGTGCCCCCTTGGGTCAAG GTTTATCTGCTTGGTTACGCTGCTCGAATTTTACGGTTTAAATTCGCCGAGTCAAATATCGTGAAAGACGCAAAAGAGCTAAAACAGGACGAAGTGACCAGGTCAGCCAAGGGCCATATCCTCTGTTCTGAGCAAG GAAATAACCTCCAAAAACCCAACCACTCTGACCCATGCCAAACACAGACAAAAAAGGCACAGGAAGACCCCAACAGATTACTGTGGAGAAACATAAGACAGCAGGAGGTCGTGGAAGCGAGGCAGGATGAGTGGCGCCGCGCCGCCCTGGTACTGAATTCTATCTTCATGTACTTGTACTTCATTGGTACGGTGCTGTCTGTAATCTGCATTCTGCTCATACCAGCGGTAGGACAGGACTAG
- the LOC5519908 gene encoding harmonin-like isoform X2, which produces MKRGYEQESLYTITQHAEEFKNKVNVSIDTEEEKSGFYQALKTYHESGSITQFINDIKSVINTPKRYPLYKDIRYLINPEHVEAYLKMIPNSPSDGIHMVRIQRTGREPMGFTIRGGKEHCVGIFVSLVTRGSPADIVGLKEGDEILTVNNMILSEATHDEVVDLLRSRRVLLLKVKSIGKVPCKINDAVTWEAVEDKDEVYYHPDLLDHLVQQGTLSTEQPFKVSPGDKRAFMHVGHKGIGCSIRNGIPGKDGLFVVSVNPGSLSDRTGLRVGDEIIAINDQHTVNFSYSEAVYLLKTLKQLNLVLRHSKEVEDFICEEEASNDQERVPEFALKTQLLMKKAEEKEKQRREKAKEEMHFETLAKVKSQESLDKEEISTRSAKSSTSGSISSSSSRTSPTNPTATDAFQTPITKTGVSLSEMTPNSRKKALFTERIQMIEPLSVSNTNTPSELPLPIFNPSNCDYGEDVLRGRESSLITIDKVSDLGIAIEERNGGIYVNHVNTEGSAAQSGALYPGDQLLNVEGTSLIGISLAQAHKELKEAMERRSESLDLVVALAPSKQGDQPRRRGVIKIKTDKSGHEIYDTWL; this is translated from the exons ATGAAGCGTGGATACGAACAAGAAAGCCTTTACACAATAACTCAACATGCCGAGGAATTTAAGAACAAG GTTAACGTGTCGATCGATACCGAAGAAGAAAAATCTGGTTTCTACCAGGCCCTGAAAACATACCACGA GTCTGGAAGTATAACTCAGTTTATCAATGACATCAAGTCAGTTATCAACACACCAAAGAGATACCCTTTGTACAAAGACATCAG ATACCTGATCAATCCAGAACATGTGGAGGCTTACCTGAAGATGATTCCCAACTCACCAAG TGATGGTATTCACATGGTCCGGATCCAGAGAACGGGACGTGAACCTATGGGTTTCACAATCAGAGGAG GAAAAGAACATTGTGTTGGCATATTTGTCTCTCTTGTCACAAGGGGATCACCTGCCGATATAGTTGGGCTGAAG GAGGGAGATGAGATACTGACAGTAAATAACATGATTTTGTCAGAAGCTACTCATGATGAAGTTGTTGACCTATTACGCTCGAGAAGGGTGTTACTGCTTAAAGTCAAAA GTATTGGCAAAGTTCCTTGTAAAAT AAATGATGCTGTGACTTGGGAAGCAGTTGAGGACAAAGATGAAGTGTACTACCATCCTGATTTACTT GATCACTTGGTCCAACAAGGAACTTTGAGTACTGAGCAGCCCTTCAAGGTATCCCCAGGTGACAAGCGTGCCTTCATGCATGTCGGGCACAAGGGGATCGGATGCag CATCCGGAATGGAATCCCTGGAAAAGACGGCCTATTCGTGGTGTCAGTTAATCCCGGCTCTTTGTCTGACAGAACAGGTCTTAGG GTTGGGGATGAGATAATTGCAATAAATGATCAACATACTGTCAATTTTTCTTATTCCGAG GCTGTGTACCTGCTTAAAACTCTAAAGCAGCTCAACCTTGTTCTGAGACATTCAAAG GAAGTTGAAGACTTTATATGTGAAGAGGAAGCAAGCAATGACCAGGAAAGGGTACCTGAGTTTGCTCTCAAAACACAGCTGTTGATGAAGAAAGCAGAGGAGAAGGAGAAACAGAGGCGGGAAAAAGCCAAAGAGGAAATGCACTTTGAGACTCTTGCCAAGGTCAAGTCCCAAGAGAGTTTGGACAAGGAGGAGATCTCTACCAGATCTGCAA AAAGCAGCACATCTGGGTCtatttcatcatcatcgtcccGGACATCACCTACCAACCCGACAGCAACTGATGCTTTCCAAACACCCATTACCAAGACAGGAGTTTCCTTGTCTGAGATGACGCCAAACTCCAGGAAAAAAGCGCTGTTTACTGAAAG AATACAAATGATAGAGCCACTATCTGTGTCTAATACCAACACACCCTCAGAACTGCCTTTGCCAATCTTCAACCCTAGTAACTGTGAC TATGGGGAAGACGTGTTGCGTGGTAGAGAATCCAGTCTTATCACCATTGATAAG GTCTCTGATCTCGGGATTGCTATTGAGGAGCGTAACGGTGGCATATACGTGAATCACGTGAATACCGAGGGTTCGGCCGCACAGAGTG GTGCCCTCTACCCTGGGGACCAACTGTTGAATGTGGAGGGCACGAGTTTGATTGGCATCAGCTTGGCGCAAGCGCACAAGGAGCTCAAAGAAGCCATGGAAAGACGATCG GAATCACTCGATCTAGTTGTCGCTTTGGCACCGTCCAAACAAGGAGATCAACCAAGAAGGCGCGGTGTTATcaagataaaaacagacaagTCTGGCCACGAAAT ATACGACACCTGGTTGTAA
- the LOC5519908 gene encoding harmonin-like isoform X1 encodes MKRGYEQESLYTITQHAEEFKNKVNVSIDTEEEKSGFYQALKTYHESGSITQFINDIKSVINTPKRYPLYKDIRYLINPEHVEAYLKMIPNSPSDGIHMVRIQRTGREPMGFTIRGGKEHCVGIFVSLVTRGSPADIVGLKEGDEILTVNNMILSEATHDEVVDLLRSRRVLLLKVKSIGKVPCKINDAVTWEAVEDKDEVYYHPDLLDHLVQQGTLSTEQPFKVSPGDKRAFMHVGHKGIGCSIRNGIPGKDGLFVVSVNPGSLSDRTGLRVGDEIIAINDQHTVNFSYSEAVYLLKTLKQLNLVLRHSKEVEDFICEEEASNDQERVPEFALKTQLLMKKAEEKEKQRREKAKEEMHFETLAKVKSQESLDKEEISTRSATESSTSGSISSSSSRTSPTNPTATDAFQTPITKTGVSLSEMTPNSRKKALFTERIQMIEPLSVSNTNTPSELPLPIFNPSNCDYGEDVLRGRESSLITIDKVSDLGIAIEERNGGIYVNHVNTEGSAAQSGALYPGDQLLNVEGTSLIGISLAQAHKELKEAMERRSESLDLVVALAPSKQGDQPRRRGVIKIKTDKSGHEIYDTWL; translated from the exons ATGAAGCGTGGATACGAACAAGAAAGCCTTTACACAATAACTCAACATGCCGAGGAATTTAAGAACAAG GTTAACGTGTCGATCGATACCGAAGAAGAAAAATCTGGTTTCTACCAGGCCCTGAAAACATACCACGA GTCTGGAAGTATAACTCAGTTTATCAATGACATCAAGTCAGTTATCAACACACCAAAGAGATACCCTTTGTACAAAGACATCAG ATACCTGATCAATCCAGAACATGTGGAGGCTTACCTGAAGATGATTCCCAACTCACCAAG TGATGGTATTCACATGGTCCGGATCCAGAGAACGGGACGTGAACCTATGGGTTTCACAATCAGAGGAG GAAAAGAACATTGTGTTGGCATATTTGTCTCTCTTGTCACAAGGGGATCACCTGCCGATATAGTTGGGCTGAAG GAGGGAGATGAGATACTGACAGTAAATAACATGATTTTGTCAGAAGCTACTCATGATGAAGTTGTTGACCTATTACGCTCGAGAAGGGTGTTACTGCTTAAAGTCAAAA GTATTGGCAAAGTTCCTTGTAAAAT AAATGATGCTGTGACTTGGGAAGCAGTTGAGGACAAAGATGAAGTGTACTACCATCCTGATTTACTT GATCACTTGGTCCAACAAGGAACTTTGAGTACTGAGCAGCCCTTCAAGGTATCCCCAGGTGACAAGCGTGCCTTCATGCATGTCGGGCACAAGGGGATCGGATGCag CATCCGGAATGGAATCCCTGGAAAAGACGGCCTATTCGTGGTGTCAGTTAATCCCGGCTCTTTGTCTGACAGAACAGGTCTTAGG GTTGGGGATGAGATAATTGCAATAAATGATCAACATACTGTCAATTTTTCTTATTCCGAG GCTGTGTACCTGCTTAAAACTCTAAAGCAGCTCAACCTTGTTCTGAGACATTCAAAG GAAGTTGAAGACTTTATATGTGAAGAGGAAGCAAGCAATGACCAGGAAAGGGTACCTGAGTTTGCTCTCAAAACACAGCTGTTGATGAAGAAAGCAGAGGAGAAGGAGAAACAGAGGCGGGAAAAAGCCAAAGAGGAAATGCACTTTGAGACTCTTGCCAAGGTCAAGTCCCAAGAGAGTTTGGACAAGGAGGAGATCTCTACCAGATCTGCAA CAGAAAGCAGCACATCTGGGTCtatttcatcatcatcgtcccGGACATCACCTACCAACCCGACAGCAACTGATGCTTTCCAAACACCCATTACCAAGACAGGAGTTTCCTTGTCTGAGATGACGCCAAACTCCAGGAAAAAAGCGCTGTTTACTGAAAG AATACAAATGATAGAGCCACTATCTGTGTCTAATACCAACACACCCTCAGAACTGCCTTTGCCAATCTTCAACCCTAGTAACTGTGAC TATGGGGAAGACGTGTTGCGTGGTAGAGAATCCAGTCTTATCACCATTGATAAG GTCTCTGATCTCGGGATTGCTATTGAGGAGCGTAACGGTGGCATATACGTGAATCACGTGAATACCGAGGGTTCGGCCGCACAGAGTG GTGCCCTCTACCCTGGGGACCAACTGTTGAATGTGGAGGGCACGAGTTTGATTGGCATCAGCTTGGCGCAAGCGCACAAGGAGCTCAAAGAAGCCATGGAAAGACGATCG GAATCACTCGATCTAGTTGTCGCTTTGGCACCGTCCAAACAAGGAGATCAACCAAGAAGGCGCGGTGTTATcaagataaaaacagacaagTCTGGCCACGAAAT ATACGACACCTGGTTGTAA
- the LOC5519909 gene encoding protein ILRUN isoform X1 codes for MEVDCDVDQDLMAKFSSLGTTDREVLIMELQKLLDFQLNQSGCAFFLDMANWNLQAAIGAFYDFNCSNDKLPSMSFVRDVTIGEGESVPPNTAFVKTWRLQNTGTEKWPNGVFLKFTGGDQLGPVSSVTVQPLDPGECVDVSVNMFAPDRTGMFQGQWRMCTPTGSSYFGDVIWVILSVDVGGLLGVTQQLSHLGEEFGSPERAPQATQANPFSPTTPVGHSPQVNFTVPHNSPCSIQGSPFRRSLFDSTPINQDNSLITPSTMLCSKDDELLATQLDSTSISNPHGDCSQS; via the exons ATGGAGGTTGATTGCGATGTGGATCAAGATCTCATGGCAAAGTTTAGCAGTCTAGGTACCACGGATCGTGAAGTCCTTATCATGGAGCTACAAAAACTGCTGGATTTTCAACTCAACCAGTCGGGCTGTGCATTTTTTCTAGATATGGCCAACTG GAATTTGCAG GCTGCTATTGGTGCATTCTATGACTTCAACTGTTCCAATGACAAACTTCCAAGCATGTCATTTGTTCGAGATGTCACCATTGGTGAAGGGGAGTCAGTCCCTCCTAATACAGCCTTCGTAAAGACATGGAGGTTACAGAATACTG GTACTGAGAAGTGGCCAAATGGTGTTTTTCTAAAGTTCACTGGGGGTGATCAGCTTGGTCCTGTTAGCTCTGTCACAGTCCAGCCTCTTGATCCGGGAGAGTGTGTGGATGTTAGTGTGAACATGTTTGCGCCTGACCGAACAGGGATGTTTCAGGGTCAGTGGAGAATGTGTACTCCAACAGGATCAAGCTACTTTGGAG ATGTTATTTGGGTAATACTTAGTGTAGATGTTGGTGGACTTCTTGGGGTCACTCAACAGCTGTCTCATCTTGGCGAAGAGTTTGGTTCTCCTGAACGTGCTCCTCAAGCCACCCAGGCAAATCCTTTCTCTCCAACTACCCCAGTAGGACACTCTCCACAAGTCAACTTCACCGTCCCACACAACAGCCCCTGCAGTATACAGGGATCCCCTTTTAGAAGATCTTTATTTGATAGTACA CCAATTAATCAAGACAACTCGTTAATTACACCATCCACGATGTTATGCAGTAAAGACGACGAGCTCTTAGCTACTCAGCTTGACAGTACGTCCATATCAAATCCGCACGGAGACTGCAGTCAATCCTGA
- the LOC5519909 gene encoding protein ILRUN isoform X2, with amino-acid sequence MEVDCDVDQDLMAKFSSLGTTDREVLIMELQKLLDFQLNQSGCAFFLDMANWNLQAAIGAFYDFNCSNDKLPSMSFVRDVTIGEGESVPPNTAFVKTWRLQNTGTEKWPNGVFLKFTGGDQLGPVSSVTVQPLDPGECVDVSVNMFAPDRTGMFQGQWRMCTPTGSSYFGDVIWVILSVDVGGLLGVTQQLSHLGEEFGSPERAPQATQANPFSPTTPVGHSPQVNFTVPHNSPCSIQGSPFRRSLFDSTVTAYC; translated from the exons ATGGAGGTTGATTGCGATGTGGATCAAGATCTCATGGCAAAGTTTAGCAGTCTAGGTACCACGGATCGTGAAGTCCTTATCATGGAGCTACAAAAACTGCTGGATTTTCAACTCAACCAGTCGGGCTGTGCATTTTTTCTAGATATGGCCAACTG GAATTTGCAG GCTGCTATTGGTGCATTCTATGACTTCAACTGTTCCAATGACAAACTTCCAAGCATGTCATTTGTTCGAGATGTCACCATTGGTGAAGGGGAGTCAGTCCCTCCTAATACAGCCTTCGTAAAGACATGGAGGTTACAGAATACTG GTACTGAGAAGTGGCCAAATGGTGTTTTTCTAAAGTTCACTGGGGGTGATCAGCTTGGTCCTGTTAGCTCTGTCACAGTCCAGCCTCTTGATCCGGGAGAGTGTGTGGATGTTAGTGTGAACATGTTTGCGCCTGACCGAACAGGGATGTTTCAGGGTCAGTGGAGAATGTGTACTCCAACAGGATCAAGCTACTTTGGAG ATGTTATTTGGGTAATACTTAGTGTAGATGTTGGTGGACTTCTTGGGGTCACTCAACAGCTGTCTCATCTTGGCGAAGAGTTTGGTTCTCCTGAACGTGCTCCTCAAGCCACCCAGGCAAATCCTTTCTCTCCAACTACCCCAGTAGGACACTCTCCACAAGTCAACTTCACCGTCCCACACAACAGCCCCTGCAGTATACAGGGATCCCCTTTTAGAAGATCTTTATTTGATAGTACA gTGACAGCTTATTGCTGA
- the LOC5519824 gene encoding neuronal acetylcholine receptor subunit alpha-10 isoform X1, with translation MAASLVAPAYASLNSEMSVVFLLPIFLSSLFGSDFALKMTPEDHLIRHLLNTTRYSPRFRPVRDVKEALVLRHGMMLKTIVAVEEKNMVFTTNVRLRMGWKDAFLQWNPADYGGVTQINLEASDIWTPPVIIYNQAGDLGESITSSNTPRPVVRSDGTVLWMVPTVIKSSCVIDVKYFPFDQQLCKIIFGSWHYDVSKLDLQPLDGKVDTTRYITNSEWKLLSATAVRTQVSHICCRQEVARITYSLHIERRRLYYSMNFILPCTIIAFLMLLVFMTPDNTGERMAVGVTILLSLAVFFLMLETIMPISQMLPLLGKYYCCIIIEGAAALGAMSGVLRYIHHSPDPLPPWVKKYILGHLARLMFYDMSPAPRKIQVQNSEEIDLNEKDENTRQLKFAVKWRKRVREKKQEALPSPETRAIIIVAEKIKEQGKTAELQGQWEQAANVINRFLTCLFLLSILITIIAVLVLDVPRFDFSKQ, from the exons ATGGCAGCCAGCCTGGTAGCACCAGCTTATGCTTCTCTTAATAGCGAGATGTCGGTTGTGTTTCTCCTTCCAATATTTTTGTCATCTTTATTTG GCTCTGACTTCGCGTTGAAAATGACCCCTGAGGATCATCTTATTCGACATCTGCTGAACACCACACGCTACTCGCCGCGGTTCCGCCCGGTTAGGGACGTTAAAGAAGCTCTCGTGCTTAGACACGGCATGATGCTGAAAACGATAGTCGCAGTC GAGGAAAAGAATATGGTTTTCACGACCAATGTTCGCCTTCGAATG GGATGGAAAGATGCATTCCTCCAGTGGAACCCCGCTGACTATGGGGGAGTGACGCAGATCAATCTTGAAGCCTCCGATATTTGGACACCACCGGTGATCATATACAACCA GGCTGGCGACTTAGGAGAATCCATCACCTCGTCTAATACTCCTCGTCCGGTGGTCAGGTCGGATGGGACAGTGTTGTGGATGGTCCCGACGGTCATAAAGAGCTCTTGTGTTATCGACGTCAAGTATTTCCCTTTCGACCAGCAG CTATGCAAGATCATCTTCGGGTCATGGCATTATGACGTCAGCAAGCTTGACCTCCAGCCCTTGGATGGTAAAGTGGACACCACAAGGTACATCACTAACTCGGAATGGAAGCTGTTGAGTGCCACTGCGGTACGGACCCAAGTGTCGCACATCTGCTGCCGGCAGGAAGTAGCTCGCATAACCTACTCCTTGCACATCGAGAGACGGAGACTCTACTATAGCATGAACTTCATCTTGCCATGCACCATCATCGCGTTCCTGATGTTGTTGGTCTTCATGACCCCAGATA ACACCGGTGAGCGAATGGCTGTGGGGGTCACCATTCTCTTGTCCCTCGCCGTCTTCTTTCTCATGCTCGAGACCATCATGCCGATCTCCCAGATGCTGCCCTTGCTCGGCAAGTATTACTGCTGCATCATCATCGAGGGTGCAGCCGCACTGGGGGCCATGAGCGGGGTGCTACGATACATCCACCACTCTCCCGACCCGCTACCACCATGGGTCAAG AAATACATCTTGGGCCATCTGGCAAGGCTGATGTTTTACGATATGAGCCCCGCACCCCGAAAAATACAAGTACAGAACTCAGAGGAAATAGACCTGAATGAGAAAGACGAGAATACAAGACAACTGAAGTTTGCGGTCAAGTGGAGGAAAC GTGTGAGGGAGAAAAAGCAAGAGGCCCTTCCTTCGCCTGAGACCCGAGCCATTATCATAGTGGCGGAGAAAATTAAAGAACAGGGGAAAACCGCTGAGCTGCAAGGACAGTGGGAGCAAGCAGCAAACGTGATTAACCGGTTCCTAAcctgtttatttttgttgtcgATTCTCATTACGATAATTGCGGTACTGGTACTCGATGTACCCCGCTTTGATTTTTCAAAGCAGTAA
- the LOC5519824 gene encoding neuronal acetylcholine receptor subunit alpha-10 isoform X2, whose amino-acid sequence MLLLIARCRLCFSFQYFCHLYLEEKNMVFTTNVRLRMGWKDAFLQWNPADYGGVTQINLEASDIWTPPVIIYNQAGDLGESITSSNTPRPVVRSDGTVLWMVPTVIKSSCVIDVKYFPFDQQLCKIIFGSWHYDVSKLDLQPLDGKVDTTRYITNSEWKLLSATAVRTQVSHICCRQEVARITYSLHIERRRLYYSMNFILPCTIIAFLMLLVFMTPDNTGERMAVGVTILLSLAVFFLMLETIMPISQMLPLLGKYYCCIIIEGAAALGAMSGVLRYIHHSPDPLPPWVKKYILGHLARLMFYDMSPAPRKIQVQNSEEIDLNEKDENTRQLKFAVKWRKRVREKKQEALPSPETRAIIIVAEKIKEQGKTAELQGQWEQAANVINRFLTCLFLLSILITIIAVLVLDVPRFDFSKQ is encoded by the exons ATGCTTCTCTTAATAGCGAGATGTCGGTTGTGTTTCTCCTTCCAATATTTTTGTCATCTTTATTTG GAGGAAAAGAATATGGTTTTCACGACCAATGTTCGCCTTCGAATG GGATGGAAAGATGCATTCCTCCAGTGGAACCCCGCTGACTATGGGGGAGTGACGCAGATCAATCTTGAAGCCTCCGATATTTGGACACCACCGGTGATCATATACAACCA GGCTGGCGACTTAGGAGAATCCATCACCTCGTCTAATACTCCTCGTCCGGTGGTCAGGTCGGATGGGACAGTGTTGTGGATGGTCCCGACGGTCATAAAGAGCTCTTGTGTTATCGACGTCAAGTATTTCCCTTTCGACCAGCAG CTATGCAAGATCATCTTCGGGTCATGGCATTATGACGTCAGCAAGCTTGACCTCCAGCCCTTGGATGGTAAAGTGGACACCACAAGGTACATCACTAACTCGGAATGGAAGCTGTTGAGTGCCACTGCGGTACGGACCCAAGTGTCGCACATCTGCTGCCGGCAGGAAGTAGCTCGCATAACCTACTCCTTGCACATCGAGAGACGGAGACTCTACTATAGCATGAACTTCATCTTGCCATGCACCATCATCGCGTTCCTGATGTTGTTGGTCTTCATGACCCCAGATA ACACCGGTGAGCGAATGGCTGTGGGGGTCACCATTCTCTTGTCCCTCGCCGTCTTCTTTCTCATGCTCGAGACCATCATGCCGATCTCCCAGATGCTGCCCTTGCTCGGCAAGTATTACTGCTGCATCATCATCGAGGGTGCAGCCGCACTGGGGGCCATGAGCGGGGTGCTACGATACATCCACCACTCTCCCGACCCGCTACCACCATGGGTCAAG AAATACATCTTGGGCCATCTGGCAAGGCTGATGTTTTACGATATGAGCCCCGCACCCCGAAAAATACAAGTACAGAACTCAGAGGAAATAGACCTGAATGAGAAAGACGAGAATACAAGACAACTGAAGTTTGCGGTCAAGTGGAGGAAAC GTGTGAGGGAGAAAAAGCAAGAGGCCCTTCCTTCGCCTGAGACCCGAGCCATTATCATAGTGGCGGAGAAAATTAAAGAACAGGGGAAAACCGCTGAGCTGCAAGGACAGTGGGAGCAAGCAGCAAACGTGATTAACCGGTTCCTAAcctgtttatttttgttgtcgATTCTCATTACGATAATTGCGGTACTGGTACTCGATGTACCCCGCTTTGATTTTTCAAAGCAGTAA